The window GCGGCGTTCTCCGCGACGATGACGGCGTAGACCGTGTCCAGCCCGACCGTCTCGAACCCGTACCCGATCGCCCCGCGCGCGCCCTCCGTGGCGTAGCCGTGGCCCCAGAACGCCCGGCCGAGGTGCCAGCCGACCTCGACCTCCTCGGCGTCCGGCAGCGGCTTGAGCAGCGTCATGCCGAGCAGCGTCCCGTCGCGCGTCTCCAGCGCCCACACGCCCATGCCACGGTCGCGGGTGGCGGCGTTGCGCTCCAGCCAGCCCTCGATCCGCGCGCGCATCGCCTCGACGCTCTCGACCGGCTGCGGCACGCTGCCGAGATACCGCACGACCTCCGGGTCGCGGTAGATCTCGAACGCCGCCTCCGCGTCGCCGGTGGTCCACTCCCGCGCACGCAGGCGTTCGGTCTCGAAGACGCTCAGTCCGCCACCTCCACCATCGCGCCGACCGCGGGACACGGCTGCTCCTCCACCGGCTTCGGCTGCGGCCGGCTGGACACCACGAGCCCGACGCCGGCGAGGATCAGCGCGCTGGCGACCAGCGCGCGCGGCGTCAGGCGCTCGCTGAGGAACAACGCGCCGAGCAGCACCGCCACCGCCGGGTTGACGTAGGCGTAGGTCGTCACGAGCGACAGGCGCGCGTTGCGCAGCAGCCACACGTACGCCGTGAACGCGAGCATCGAGCCGAACACCACGAGGTACGCGTACGCGACCCACGCCGACCAGCCCACGGTGCCGAGCCGCAGGTCGCCCGCCTCGCCGCGCGCCAGCGCGACGAGCGTCATCGCGGCGCCGCCGCAGAGCATCTCCATGCCGGTCATGACGAGCGGCCGGCGCGGCACCGGCGCCGAGTGCGCGTAGTACGAGCCCGCCGACCACGACAGCGTCGCGCAGGCGAGCATCAGCATCCCGCCGGGCGGGAAGTGCCCGGCACCGGCCGGGTTGCCGAGCACGAACGCCCCCGCG is drawn from Mycobacteriales bacterium and contains these coding sequences:
- a CDS encoding GNAT family N-acetyltransferase, coding for MSRGRRDGGGGGLSVFETERLRAREWTTGDAEAAFEIYRDPEVVRYLGSVPQPVESVEAMRARIEGWLERNAATRDRGMGVWALETRDGTLLGMTLLKPLPDAEEVEVGWHLGRAFWGHGYATEGARGAIGYGFETVGLDTVYAVIVAENAASLAVARRLGMTYEGPTDRYYGRTLELFSMRA
- a CDS encoding EamA family transporter, producing MASRYRVWAALVTVYVVWGSTYLAIRYAIGADTGQRGLPPLLMGGTRFFLAGLLMFAVTVRRPHPDGEPDPLGRRQWLACAVVGTTLLLGGNGLVTLAERSVPSGIAAVIVALVPVWTALFGLLLGGERLRRRGVVGLAIGFAGAFVLGNPAGAGHFPPGGMLMLACATLSWSAGSYYAHSAPVPRRPLVMTGMEMLCGGAAMTLVALARGEAGDLRLGTVGWSAWVAYAYLVVFGSMLAFTAYVWLLRNARLSLVTTYAYVNPAVAVLLGALFLSERLTPRALVASALILAGVGLVVSSRPQPKPVEEQPCPAVGAMVEVAD